A segment of the Devriesea agamarum genome:
TAGGTTCAGCGATCATCGCGCAAGCACACCTGGCCCTGCTGCTAACCCCATACTTACTCCTGCTCGCACTGACCCTCACCGCCCTTATCGCCGTTATCGCGATGCACGAACCTCACGCCGCCCAACCCGCTCGAGGAGCCGGCAACCGAATACATCTGCCGCGCCCACAGGTACCAGCACAGATGCGAGGCCGTTTCATTTTCGCGGCCACAGGCGCAGGGGCAGCATGGGCTGTGCTCGGCGTCTTCCTGTCGCTCGAACCCGCCATCGCCACCTCAGCAATTCACGCCACCGGGCCTCTCTTTAGCGGCATCCTCATTTCAGTGTTTGCCCTCGCCGCCGCCTTTGCTCAATTCGTCAGCATGACATTCCCGGCCAGGCTCGTCGCTCTGATCGGGGACCTCGCCTCCGCGATCCTGCTCCTAAGCGGCATCGGCGCATTCGCCACCCGCAATCTATGGCTGATCCTGCTCGACGTGCTGCTTCTGGGCGCGGCATACGGACTTGCCTTCTCCGGATCCCTACGGACCCTCACCAATGACCTCCCCGCTGAACAACGCGGCTCGGTCACCTCAGCGTTCTACCTAGTCGCCTTTGGCGCCATGGCCATCCCAACAATCGTCGCAGGCGTAGCCGCGACCATCTGGAGCTCCGCCGCGATTTTCACACCGTTTAGCATAATCGCAACTCTGATCGCAGCCAGTGCGTTCCTCTTTGGCCTTCGCCTGCGCGTCAATCCACATCCTCAAACCGCAGCCCAGACAGGTGGTTCCGAAGATCGAACGTGATGATGCAGGTTCTTACCCTCAAGACCCTGAAGGACATCGCCACATTAAAAACTGCCCCGCCACCAAGCGGGGCAGTTTCGATGTTCCTCACTTTTATGGGTGCTGGCGCCCGGCCTCAGAACAACCTCTCAACGGCACGTGAGAGGTGCCCACAATAGGACCGATCAGAGATCAGCGTGCTCAAAACGGGCAACGGCGACTGGTGTGTCGATCGCAGTCACTAACACGGTGGCGACAAGGTCCCGGCTGCTGATCAGATAATCGACGTATCCCGCGGTGTCAGGGCCGGTTCCGGTGTCACCCCGGCGGGATCTGTGCTGATTATGAGTGCCCGTCCGTGTGGTCGTAACTGAGGAGCCAGAACGTAGTCTCGCCGAGGCGGTCGAGTCTCAGCCCGACCTGCGCGGCCTCCGCTGCGACCGTCCGCGGGTTCGGGTGGTGATAGGTGAACTCGGTGGTGTCCTCGACGAGGACCCGCTCCCCCTCCAGCGTGAGGTAGCACATCCGCCAACGCATCCGCTCGTCGTCGATCGGCCAGCCTTCCCCAATGCCCCGGTAGTTCAGCTGTCCGACGGTCGCGGCGACGAATTCAAACGGCTCCACTCTTGCGGGTGTCTCGGGGGCTTGCAGGTCGATCAGCGCCGCGCCGCCCTCTCTCAGGCGAGCGGCGAGCTCGGCGAGCACCGCGGCACGCTCACTCACATCAAAATGACCGATGACACCGAGCAGGATCGCGCCCCCGATACGGGGCGGGAGCGGGGCGGAGAAGAAGTCCTCCGGACGGACCGTGATCCGATCGAACCACTCCGGGTGCGCAGCGACCCGGGCCAGCAGGAGGGACCGCATGGCACGGCTTGGCTCCAGTGCGACCAGCTCCGCATCCGGCAGGTGATCGAGCACCCACTCGCTGTTCAGCCCGGACCCCGCGCCGACGTCAAGGATGGGACCGGCCTCCGGTCGCAGTCGGGCTCCGACCACCTCCAAAGCGGCGACCTGATCCGATCGGTACCGACCGATGAATAGGTCATAGGCACCAGCGGTAGCCGCGTACGGGTCTCCACCAGAGACGGTCGAGCCGTCATAAGCTGCATCGTGAGTCATACCACAATAGTATGCTCCTGGGAATCATTATTATTCAATGGACCTGTGCAGGCCGGTCGCCGAGGCGCCCTGGCAGTACGCGGCTGCAGAAGGTCAACTCCTCACCGAGACCGAACTACAGATCAACCGCGACCGGGCGACTACAAGGGCTCCGCGGAGTTCCACGACCTCTACAACAAATGCGAACCAGCCGAATCGCACATCCTCAGCCGCGCCCTGTCCACACACATCACCATCGACGATGAAGAGAACGTCATCTACACACCCGACGAGCCCACGACCAGCGTCCTCGCCCACATCGCTGCCGACACCCCACCAACATCGCCCACATAAACAAAACTGCCCCGTCATCAGACGGAGCAGCTTCTATTTTTTACTTGTGGAGCTAAGGGGATTCGAACCCCTGACCTCTTCCATGCCATGGAAGCGCGCTACCAACTGCGCCATAGCCCCGAAGGTTTGTTCCGCGAGCGGAACGTCAATAACTATAGCGTCCCAGCGACTCCGAGCGAAATCGGCGGGAGATTATGTGACAGCAACCTCATCGTCTGCCCCGATGGGTCAGTGTGTAGCGGGGAGAGCACACTGCCGTGCGCGTTAGATAAGCCTGCGACCCCGTGGAATCCGATCGGGTCGAGCCCGAGCAAGTTTGCTACACCGAGAGTTATTGCTGCGCCGTGTGCGACGACGACAACCAGGCCCTGCTCGCCGTGTTCCGCCATGAGTTCGCGGCATGCCAGGCCAACTCGTAGCGCGACGTCAACGCGTGCTTCAACCCCGTCGGCGTCCACATCGCGCTGTGAGCGCCACTGCGTGAACTGCTGGGGCCACCTTTGCTGAATCTCGTCGCGGGTGAGTCCCTCCCACGGACCAAAAGAGCGTTCGATAAGGCGTTCATCCACAATCGGAGTTAAACCTTTGAGCGCGGCCAGAGGTTCGGCGGTTCGACGGGCCCGCATCAACGGCGAACAGGCCACCGCGCTGATCGGGGTCTCGGCAAGTGCCTGCGCAATCTGTTCGGCCTGGTGCAGACCGTTCTCACTCAGCGGAACGTCCGTGCGTCCGGTGAGGCGGCCTGCGCGATTGAGTTCAGTTTGGCCGTGCCGTATAAGAAGCAGTTTTTTGGTACCGCTCATGATACCCTTCTTGCCCTCTGATAACGGTTCTTCGCGCTCAGAACACTGGTTCGTCATGAAGCGTCATCGATGGATGAAGCCTTTTCGTCTGCCTGCGCCGAATCGACCAGGCTGAGATCGAGGGTGGGACAGTCTTTCCATAGGCGTTCGAGCGCATAGAACGCGCGATCTTCCTCGTGCTGCACATGCACGACGATGTCGCCGTAGTCGAGCAGAACCCAGCGTGCGTCGCGTTCCCCTTCGCGGCGTAAGGGTTTACGCCCGACTTTCAAAAGCGATTCCTCGACGCCGTCCACAATGGCTTGCACGTGGCGTTCATTGCTGCCTGAACACAAAAGAAACAGATCCGTGATCACGAGGTGACCGCTGACATCGAAGGCCACGATATTGATGGCTAGTTTGTCGGCGGCGCCGGATGCTGCGGTGTGGACGAGGTCAAGAGATTCGTTGGGTGCGCTCACGCGATAGATCCTTGAAGCAGGGTCGAGGTTGGCAGGTTCGTTTCAACCCCGTCGAGAAGATGGGTCGGTAGGTGGGTTGGATAGATGGCTTGGGTGATGTGTTGCGGCGCCAAGTTTGCGGTCATCGCCGCGGTGTCGCCACCGTCTCCGCCGAGCAAACTGGTAGTGGTGATCAGGATGATCAGCGCTATCAGCACGAGCGCGATGACGATCCAGGTCATCCAGAACAGAGGGCTGTCCCCGAAACGCGAGCGGGCGCGCAGCACGGGACCTTCAAAACGGGGGGCGGGACGAGGCGCCGGGGCTTTGTCCTGGGGAATTTCCCCAAACTCCGTCCCGTCGACTTCGACGTCCTTGACCACGGCCTCTTCGGCGGTGATCGGCGGCGCTGTTTCGGCTTTACGGCGCCCGAACAGGCGCACTTTAGGGCGGGGTTCTCCGGGGCCGGGCGGCGCAACCGCGTGGCGTTCGAGGATGGGTAACTCGCCTGATGTGTTGCCGTCAGATCGGCGCCGCCCGCTCGATGCAGGAAGTGCAGGATCGGTGCGCGTCGGCACCGCTCTAGCCCGGCGTCCATGACGCCGAGGTCGATCCGGTGTCATGACGTGCGTGTGGTCAGCGTCCGCCATCGTCCTCACTTCTCACGTACAAAGCGTATTTATTGATGTACTGCACGACCCCGTCCGGAACTAAGTACCACACTGGGTCGCCGCGTCGTTTGCGCGCACGGCAGTCTGTGGAACTTATTGCCATCGCCGGCACTTCAATAAGTGTCACCCGTCCGGCGGGTAAACCCTCGGTTCGTAAGACGTGACCGGGCCGAGTCACGCCGATGAAATGCGCGAGCTCAAACATCTCCTGCGAGTTTTTCCAGGTGAGAATCGTGCGCAGTGCGTCGGCACCCGTGATGAAGAAAAAATCTGCATCGGGGTAGAGGGATGAGAGGTCTCGCAGGGTATCAATCGTATAGGTCTTGCCGGGCCGCTCAATATCGACTCGCGAGACCGTAAACCGAGGGTTTGCGGCGGTAGCCACTACCGTCATCAAATACCGGTGTTCAGGATCGGATATGTCCTGACCCTCTTTTTGCCAGGGCCTACCGGTGGGAACGAAAATGACCTCGTCGAGATCAAAAACGCTCTGCACCTCACTTGCTGCCACGAGGTGGCCATGGTGAATTGGGTCGAACGTCCCGCCCATGACTCCGAGACGTCGCCGACGGGTGTTCATCGTCTGCGTAGACCTCACCTGGTCAGTCTTGAGGGGAATCCTTGTCCGTCAATCCGCTAAACAGGAAGGTAATCCCGAGCAAGGCAAGCAATACAACGAGCGTTCCTACGCCGTAGACGATAGGAGGAAGCCCTTCGGCGGCGTGGGAAGCCTCCGCCATCAGCAGTGCCTTATCCATCATCAGTGCACCTTTCATCGCGACGACATATCTCTAGCATTCTCGCACATCGACGCCTCAGACTGCGGAAAGAGCGCGAGTCGTAAGCTCACGTCAGGGTCGAATATGGCCGGTTCCGACCAGATGCCACGTCCCGGT
Coding sequences within it:
- the rsfS gene encoding ribosome silencing factor, coding for MSAPNESLDLVHTAASGAADKLAINIVAFDVSGHLVITDLFLLCSGSNERHVQAIVDGVEESLLKVGRKPLRREGERDARWVLLDYGDIVVHVQHEEDRAFYALERLWKDCPTLDLSLVDSAQADEKASSIDDAS
- the nadD gene encoding nicotinate-nucleotide adenylyltransferase, with translation MNTRRRRLGVMGGTFDPIHHGHLVAASEVQSVFDLDEVIFVPTGRPWQKEGQDISDPEHRYLMTVVATAANPRFTVSRVDIERPGKTYTIDTLRDLSSLYPDADFFFITGADALRTILTWKNSQEMFELAHFIGVTRPGHVLRTEGLPAGRVTLIEVPAMAISSTDCRARKRRGDPVWYLVPDGVVQYINKYALYVRSEDDGGR
- a CDS encoding class I SAM-dependent methyltransferase → MTHDAAYDGSTVSGGDPYAATAGAYDLFIGRYRSDQVAALEVVGARLRPEAGPILDVGAGSGLNSEWVLDHLPDAELVALEPSRAMRSLLLARVAAHPEWFDRITVRPEDFFSAPLPPRIGGAILLGVIGHFDVSERAAVLAELAARLREGGAALIDLQAPETPARVEPFEFVAATVGQLNYRGIGEGWPIDDERMRWRMCYLTLEGERVLVEDTTEFTYHHPNPRTVAAEAAQVGLRLDRLGETTFWLLSYDHTDGHS
- a CDS encoding MFS transporter: MSRTSVHQETTHSGGINRPTQRWRYWTLLSILALGLGVSATPSLLYALYSKAWHFPPVVTTLIFAAYAVGALVSVLCAGPLSDRYGRKPVLIIALLLVIAGLGVFILASHPAFLIIARLVHGFGIGAIVVAAGAALLDLRPEAAALTGGLNAIAFNLGIALGAIGSAIIAQAHLALLLTPYLLLLALTLTALIAVIAMHEPHAAQPARGAGNRIHLPRPQVPAQMRGRFIFAATGAGAAWAVLGVFLSLEPAIATSAIHATGPLFSGILISVFALAAAFAQFVSMTFPARLVALIGDLASAILLLSGIGAFATRNLWLILLDVLLLGAAYGLAFSGSLRTLTNDLPAEQRGSVTSAFYLVAFGAMAIPTIVAGVAATIWSSAAIFTPFSIIATLIAASAFLFGLRLRVNPHPQTAAQTGGSEDRT
- a CDS encoding histidine phosphatase family protein, which translates into the protein MSGTKKLLLIRHGQTELNRAGRLTGRTDVPLSENGLHQAEQIAQALAETPISAVACSPLMRARRTAEPLAALKGLTPIVDERLIERSFGPWEGLTRDEIQQRWPQQFTQWRSQRDVDADGVEARVDVALRVGLACRELMAEHGEQGLVVVVAHGAAITLGVANLLGLDPIGFHGVAGLSNAHGSVLSPLHTDPSGQTMRLLSHNLPPISLGVAGTL